The Panicum hallii strain FIL2 chromosome 5, PHallii_v3.1, whole genome shotgun sequence genome contains the following window.
CACTTCCCATTCTTCTTtattacaaggacgggattggCAAGCCAGTCGGAGTGGTACACTTCCTTGACAAAACTGGCTGCTAGGAGCTTGGCAATCTCCTCACCTATGGCCCTGTGCCTCTCGTCATCAAAGCAGCGCAGGCATTGGTGCATGGGTTTGGAACCTGGCTTGATACCAAGCTCGTGCTCGGCGACCTCCCTTGGAATGCCAGGCATGTTGGAGGGCTTCCATGTGAAGGCATTACGATTGGCGCGTAGAAAGTCGAcaagcgcgctttcctatttggctGGGAGCTGGGCCCCAATCCGCACAGTCTTGGTTGGGTCATTGGGGTCGACGCCGACTGCTTTGGTGTCCTCGGTCGGGCGGAAGGCACTGGATGAAGTTGGCTCATTGGAGTCAGGGGTGCTTTCCGTCACTGTTTAACGAAGCTTCTGGAGCTCGACGGAGTTGGCGAGGGCGGTGGCAAGCTCAAAGCGCTCGTGACCGCAGGCATtagggatggcaacgggtacgAAATACCCGCGTACCCGCGGATACCGTACCTGGTGGGCGCGGATACGGGTCTGGATCTGTGCCCGCGGGTACGGGCACGGGTACAACTTTAAACCCACGGATACTTTGTAAATGGGTATGAAAAAATGATACCCGAACCCGTATACCCGAAATACccgctgacatgtgggcccgagTATCCTTGTATATATACACGAATTTAGGGTTTCACTTTCTCTTCCAGTCTTCCCAGCTCCCAGCCGCCCAAGCCCCCAGCGGCCCAGCCCCAGCCCCCAGCCGCCAGCGGCCAGCCCCTCCGCCCcccctccgccgctcctccgccggcccctccgccgcccctccgcgcgcccctccgccgccccatccgcccgcccctccgccggcccctctgcgcgcccctccgccgcccctccgccgccctccgccggcCCCTCtgcgcgcccctccgccgctcctccgccggcCCCTCCACCGCCCCCTCTGCACGCCCCTCCGCCGGCCCCTCCGCCGTCCTGCCAccgcccctctcccttccccctcctccctgtgccgccgccgcccctctcccccctccccctcctccctgtgccgccgccacccctctcccccctccccctcctccctatgccgctgccgcccctctcccttcccctcctccctgtgccgccgccgcccctctcccttccccctcctccctgtgcTGATCCACGTGCCTCCGCTGCCTCCCGCTCCTGCACGAGCCGCCCctcgcgccggccgccgcccctcaccgcccCTCCTCCAAGCGCCGGCACGGGCCACCCCTCCTCTAGATCCGCCGTCCCCATGCCCATCGGCGCGGAACGGATTTACCCGCGGGTATccgttacccgcgggtaacggATATGGGCATGGTTCTGTACCCGTGGCGGATATTGGGTATGGTTTCGGGTACCGGTTATAGCTCGCGGGTACGGGTGTCCAGAGATGGTATCCGCGGATAgtttacccgttgccatccctaGCAGGCATAGAGCTGCTCAAAGGAGCTGCTGACAGTGATGACGCCATTCGGCCCAGCATCTTCAACTTGAGGTAGGTGTAGTTGGGGaccgccatgaatttggcaTAGCCCGGACGCCTAAGGATGGCGTGGTACAATCCCTCAAAATTGACTACTTCGAAGATCAGGGTTTCGATGCGGAAGTTGCTACGGTCGCCGAACGTGATCGGCAGCTCTATATTCTCCATGGGGTACGCCCTCATGCCTAGGACTATCCCAAGGAAGGGGAAGATAGAGGTGCGGAGCTTGAACCGCGGGATGCCCATGGCGTCGAGGGTCTCAACATACAAGATGTTGAGGCTAGTACCCCCACCCATTAGCACCTTGGATAGGTCCTTGTTGCCGACGAGATGGTAGCTCCCTGGTCAGGGAACGTTGGGAGGGTGGTCACCCCAATCGAAAGTGATCGGAGTACTCGACCAACGTAAAAACTTGGGAATAGAGCTCTTGGTGGCGCAGACCTCTCTGAGGTGGACCTTGTGCTGGTGCTTCGTGCAATTATCCTTAAGGTCTCCAAGGATCATGAGGCAGCTGTCCAGGTCGGGGAAGGTATTCCCATCCTTGGACGGTGCCCCTTGGTCCTTGTGCGCCTCCTTGTCGAGGTCCCTGCCCTTGCGCTTGCTGGGCTAACCTAGCATCCGCTTGAGGAGTTCACAATCCTTAAGCTTGTGCTTGAAGGGGTAGCTGTGGTTGGTGCACAGTTTCTCCACGAGCTGCTCGAAGTGGTCGTTGTTGCCTTGTCGCTTTCCCGCTCGGTCGGCCGCTGCGACTGTGTTGGGGTTAGGGCGATGCCGGTCCCTCCTCTTCCTCTAGTCCTGCGTTGTGGAGGGGCCCTCTTCCTGCTCCGCACGTTTGGCCTTTCCCAAGGTCCAGCCATCGGTGAAGACCGCCTCGACTGCCTCCTCACCGAAGGCGTGGTTCGTGGCGATGTCTAGGAGCTCACGAGTGGTGTGCAGCTTTCGACAGCCGAGCTTGTGAATGAGGGACTTGCAGGTGGTCCCAGTCAGGAATGCACCGACAATGTCTGCGTCGACGACGTTGGGAAAAGAGTTGCACTGCCTAGAGAACCTGCGGATGTAGTCTCGTAGGGACTCGCCAGGCTCCTGCTTGCAGCTCTTGAGGTCCCAAGAGTTTCCGGGGCGCACGTACGTCCTCTGGAAGTTTCCGACAAAGACCTGCTTGAGCTCCGCCCAAGTGCGGATGCTGTTGGGTGGCAGGAATTCGAGCCATGCTCGAACATGCCCCCAACACAGATGGGGAGGTACTGGATGATGAAGTGGTCATCATACGCCCCTCCAGCTCAGCACGCGAGCCGAAAATCTTCCAGCCACACAGCGGGGTTCGTTTCCCCAGTGTACTTGGTGATATTGGTGGGTGGCTGAAAGCGCAGCAGGAATGGTGCTTTCTGGATGCGGCGCTCGAAGGCCCATGGGCCCGAGGTGTCCGAACTAGGGCTCCGGTTACCGTCTCGGTCACACGGTCGGCCACCACGCCTGGGGGCGCCAGCTCGAGCTCCTCGGGTTGGTGGGCTTCGACCATGCCCGCGGCGGCCTTGGCAACATCGGCGCCGTGGCAGGCGAGTTCCCGTGAGTGGATGACGCTATGTGTCGTAGTTGGGTCGAGCCGGCCACGTACCTGGGGCGTAACACAGCTGGAACCAGGTCGAGACGCAGTGCGGCCGCAGCGTCGCGACCTGCCCGGGGTGGAAGCGCTTGCTACTAGTGGACCGAGGGGTTTGGCTGCTGCGAGCCTAACCCAGCAACTAGGCAGGAGATCGCGTGCTGAATGTTGCGATGGAGCTCCTGCTGCTAGGGGTCCGCAGGCTCGGGCAGGTTGCGTAAGAGCATCGTAGCGGCAGCGATGTTCTGCCCGGCCCGAGCAAACTGTGGGGGGCCGTTGGCATCCTCGATGATGTTCTGCCCGGCCCGTGACGTTACGAGCATTCTGCTCGAAGTTGCGTAGGGGATGCACCGACACGGCCGGCGGCTGGTGCCACCACCGCTGGCATAGGTCCTCGCCTTGCGCCTGAGCGTTAGCCAAGGCCCGCGCGCGCGGGTATGACACGATGTGCGTGTCCTCAGTTTCCACCGGGTCCGGCCGTTGCCCTTGCATGTCGGCCATGGCGCATTCTCGTAGCACGGGGTAGCCAGGGGACGACAAATCCCTAATGCTAGAGCCCTCAGCAAGGAGGTCATTGTTGGAGAGGAGATTGTGGAACGAGGCGGGGCCGTACCCCATCATGCCTACGAGCTTGGTCGCGGTCAAGGGTGCCGGCCTGGCGCTCGGGAGTTCCCTGGCATATGTGCCTGCAGTGTTTGTGAGGAGGAACAAGAGCTGGCCATGCAGTGAGCACGGTGGGCACAGTGGGGTGCCCCCAGAGAGTTGGTGGAAGAAGTTCTACAGCGAGAACAGGACCAGGTCCACGTCGCTTGCTGAGGGATCGGCACCAAGCATGAGCTCGAGGTGCCACGCCAGCGCCTCAGTGCCGAGGTCGGCCAGCAGCCTGTTCGAGGGAGTGTCTCCCTCGAGCGGTGTTAGAGTGGGCTCCTCGTGGAGGTGGAGCATGCCAAGATGATCAGCGACAAAGTCCAGGCTTCAAAAGCGAAAGGCCTGGAAGGGGACGAAGATGGGGGGTTCCCACAGCCCAGCGCGCGGGGCCGTTGGAAACTCCAACGAGCCGAAGCGGATCGTATCGCTAAGGCTCGTGAGGCTGGACGTGTCGGAGATGGAGGCCATCCAATCGCCAGGAGGGTGGACGCATGATGTCCTCCCCACGGATGGCGCCAAACTGTCAGTTCCTGAAATGGCCAGCAactaaaactactcgaagatgtgTGTCGCGCGTCGTGTTAGGATttggcctagcacacaatgactcaagatttatactggttcaggcagAATGCCCTACGTCTAGCCAGGGTTAgtcggatgtattgcttgagccgaGGTGCTCGTGTgagttggggagttacaagctttcaaGTGGAAGTCGTGAGACTGTAAGGTTGGATTCCCCGATGTCATCTCTTTCCTAGGTggatgaccctcccttttatagtacAAGGGAGGTCTCCTTTACAGGGGTGCTAAGGTAGAAGAGATGAAGTAGAGAGAGAGTTCCTCACTTCACCAGTCGGGGCCGTCAACCCTGTCAGTCGGAGCCCTACGACGACCATCGTCAAAGTCCTGCGTCGTGGGGCGGCCGTCTCGTCTTGTCCCTATGCGTTATGCTCCGTCGATCGAATGTCGTGGGGGCATCGATAGGTACAGTACGGCTATCACGCCCCGTCCCTGGCGCCTCTCCCAGTCACTTCATCGTGACAAGTGCGTTCCGGCTGTGTCACGATGACGCTCTGCCCATCCCTTTGCAAGGATGGGCAGGTAATAAAGTGGCGTCCTGTTGCCACAGCAGAGAGGACTGTAACCCTAGTGTGAAGGGGGAGGTTCGCCGTGTATGATAAGTTGACCCTAAGGCTCATCCTTATCTTCCGCACCTACTCTTGGGCCCCGCTGACAATCTGAGTCCGGCCTTCCGACTGCCCTAGCATTTGAGGAGGCGGGCACGTGTTGGGCGGAACACAATCGGAATCCCTAGTCGGAGCCTAGGTATGGATCCGGCCTTCGACTGCTTTGCAGTCGAGGCACGGGCCTTGGCCACCCTGATCGAGTAGTCGGGGTTGTGGGCCAAGGCGGCCCAGATGAAGTTGCCGCCAGAGGCGGATCCAGTGCCGAAGGCACCGGATGCGCCATTACTCAACTCGAGCCTGTTTGATGTAGCCGATCAAGGTGTAGTCAATGTAGTCACCAGGAAGTAGTCATAGacgtagtcgaagtagtcgtagatgtagtcgaagtagttggAGATATAGACTGGCGCTCGTTCTACGCGCGGCCTTGGGTTGTCCAGCGAGAAGTGGGCCTGCTGGGATCCCTGGATCCTTGGATCTGTCAAAGATGAAGTGGCATCATCAAAGTTGGTTAGGGATAACGCTTTGCAGAGCAAAATGCCTGACAGTCCTATTCTAGAGAAATACGTAGCACGATGATACGTTAGGAATTGGTTAACGCATTGGTTGTTGACTATAGGAGGTCCAGGGATCAGTGCAGTCCACAACCTACGGTCCCAGATATTTTGATGTCCCATATACTTTCAGAATGAATCGAGGGAGGAACATCCCAGCCCGTATAAATCAGTAGGGCCAAAACATTTCTTAAGAATTTACCGTGTACTGTAAATCCGGCTGACGACATCAGGCAGACATCAAGCTAAAGCTACAACAAAGTACCACCTTGAGAGTTGAGAGACAAACAGAAGCCTTCAACATGACTAACCAACATTCAGACAAGACAACAGACCCCTCAGACATGCATCATCAACGTAGAATAACTACCACACCATCTCCCTTGTTTTAATTTTGTGGATCACCACCATGTCTATGGTTAGCAACAAAATTGTCATTTTCCTTTTGCAACGGGTTTTGATGGTTTTTAAAACATTAGAGACGATCTAAATAGAAACGGACCCTTCAGACATATCCAACCAATAAAGGTTCGTGCAGCCCCCCGTTGTGCCTTTGGATTTAGAGGCGATACATCGAAATCTTTTGTTGTCTGACCAGTAGTCTTGGAACGGCTTTTATCAGGTTAATTTGGTGGTGTAAACAACATCTATTTTTGAAATAAGAAAGACACGAACCGTAAATTTTTATTTGAATCGGATAGATAAATTCGGTGCCCAAGAGGCCAAGACACATTGTTACTACTTTCGCAAAATAAATATTGATGTTACGAATGAAAGTGGTAAATAAAATTCGAGAACCTTATccgaaaatttcgcaacgacgCACTAGCTACGACTTCATTCGTGTCCGTGAATCTTACTCGTGCACGCATGGATCGCGCCGGGGACCGCGGCTCCCCCTCGTGGCCTCGTGTCGCCGTCAGCGCCACCTCCATGAGACGTGAGAGGCCGCCCGGCCCGACCAGTCGCGGCGACGGAATCCACGGAAGAAATCCCACATGTGCTGCTTACCCTGCCCTGACGAGGACCCATCGACAAGGAAACGAGACGAAACGACGGCGTGTGTGATTAGCGTGCAGCAAACCCAACCAAAACCCCCATCCCGGTCCGTCTCCAGATCCCACCAAGCCTGTCAGGGCTCCCCTTCCTCGGCTGGCGACAGAcagccgctgccgcctcctgcGGGTTGCGGCCTGCCGCCACCCCTGCTAATATATTCAGCACCGTGCCGAGCAGAGCAGTTCTGCAAAGCGTATCTTCCCTCCTCCGTCGAAGGGAGGAGGCTGGGAGCGCCATGGATTGGGGTGTTCCGGCATTGATGAACTCCGTAGGCGACCCGTCCTACCGGGACCTCTGCTGCTACGGGGCCGGAATCGCAGGTCAGTGGTTATCCTTATCCGGTAGTAGCTAGTAGTGCGTCTGTGCGTGGCACATGCTGCCAGCCATATTCTCTTTCTTCCTGTGTCCCTGTTGTCCGTCCAGAGAGAAAGCCAAGCATTCTTCTTGGCTTCTTGTTCGTCTTCCCCTTCTGGTTCTGGAACTAGACTCCTGGATTGGGTCAGCTTTTGTTGGGTTCCTTGGGTACAGGATTGGATGCTGTAGGGTTGCAAGAAGAAGATGGCTGAATTTGATTCTCGCAGAGTTCTTCCTCGTTCTTCGTCCCATCTCATCTCATCTTACAatcttgttgtttgtgattCGTTTCAGGGAACGTCTTCGCCTTCGTGCTCTTCATCTCCCCACTGTAAGTTCCCCTTATCTTTTTTTTAGAAAATGGACTAGTTTCCGGCCAGTTCCCCTTCTCTTGATTAAGCTGATTTCCTTGTCAAATTATTAATCTCAAGAATACAAGTTTCCCCCCATGTTTCTATTCTCAACCGATCCAATGCTGAAGAAGCTATAATGCCCATCTCGTGTCTTGCAGGCCGACATTCAGGCGGATCGTTCGGAATGGATCCACGGAGCAGTTCTCGGCCATGCCCTACATCTACTCGCTCCTCAACTGCCTCATCTGCATGTGGTACGGCCTACCCTTCGTCTCGTACGGCGTCGTCCTCGTCACCACCGTCAACTCCATCGGCGCCGCCTTCCAGCTCGCCTACACCGCCGTATTCATCGCCTTTGCTGACGCCAAGGAGAGGGTGGGTACCGCGCACTGAACTGACTTTTTGGTTACTTTCTGCATATTCCACATACTGAATTTCTGAGAATGGGGATATCCTTGTTGCAGTTGAAGGTCTCTGGTCTCCTGGCAGCCGTCTTTGTGGTGTTCGGCCTGATTGTGTATGTTAGTTTGGCGTTGCTTGATCACAATACACGACAGACATTCGTTGGATATCTCAGCGTCGCATCCCTCATATTCATGTTCGCATCCCCCCTGTCCATCATTGTGAGTTCTTACGGATTGGCATGATTATTCTGCATTTCCTGATTTGCTGATCCTAACTGCATTTCATATTTCACTGGTACAAATGCAGTTGGTTGTGGGTGCTATGCAATTCAATACTATTAGCTGTGTTTTGACAACGATTCTTTTACGACATTTCAATGATCCTTATCCCCTGCTCTATTCCACTCTTTGTTTGACAGAATCTGGTCATCAGGACAAAGAGTGTGGAGTACATGCCCTTCTATTTGTCATTATCTATGTTCCTGATGAGTGTATCGTTCTTCTTATATGGGCTGCTGCTGCATGATTTCTTCATATATGTACGGTTCAAGTTTCCTATTGTTGGTTGTAGCTATTGCTTGGAAGGGTGTCTAACTGTATGTCTGTTAGTTGTGCTCATCTTGGTTTGTTTCTCAATTTCAGATTCCAAACGGGATTGGAACCATATTGGGTATCATACAGCTGTTGCTGTATGCCTACTTCAGAAAAGGATCAAGAGGGGAAGACAGGCTGCCACTGCTAGTCACACATACATGACCGTGCCAACGAACAAGGTTCGACAAACAATCTACTGTTATCTTGCCTtgtcctctttttttttttctggcTTGCGGCTACCTCTGTGCCACAACTTTTAAGTGAGGTTCTAGTGCTTATATcatttgtggtggtgtttaaaaTTAAACAACTATTacgagagagggagggagagagggactTGGATTGGTGAATGGAACACTCTAGTTCTGTCGCTAGCTATCCATCATCCATCATAGAGTTTTGTTCTCTGCTGAAAGCGACCATTAACACAAACAAAACTGCATTTCTTTTTTGTAAAGGTAAATGGTGTATTCTCCTCGCACATGCTAAGTCACTAAGTCTAAACCATGTAAAAGAGAACACATCATATCATCATAGATTAATTCATCAATTAAGTAATGTTGCTTATTTCGAGTACAAAAGTTGGTATAAATCTAATGTTCAGATAACCTGCAAGCAACCCCATGTGTATTTTTATGACCTGGCGATTCCATAGAAAAAGGTTAGACGCCAAACTTTGCCAAAGATGGATAAGAAGCAAGCTCAAGTTTATACATGTTGCTTAATTAAATATAAATGGCCAGTCAATGAAGACGATGCAGCTTTTAATTGGTGTCACTTTCTTGCAAGATATTGATGTCTGGGTACGGCTCCCACGTTTTGTTTTCTTGAACACAAAATATGGCCCAGGTCATTGTATTGATGTTGCTGGGTCCGAGCTGGCACTAAAACAATCTAGTTGTTTTCTCCCAAATTTCAGGTGCATTGTCGAAGTTGTGGAAATTTTTCAGGCGTGTACAGTCGTTGCTTTATTCTGCTTTTGTATGCTTGGAATTCAGAGGAGAAACTTGACCTGTCAGTGCTGAATGGGGCAATGGGCGGCCTATAACATTGAGGGGAGTCAAGGCCGAGGTTATCTGAAGACAGAAGACACCAATTGCTGTGGTTGTCCAAATCGTTTCGTTTCTGTTAAAAGCACGCTGTTTATTGGTTATGTGTACACGCAACACGAGTCATAGTTTCGCTGAATATTCCACGGTAGATGCTGCAAATTGTTGGAATCATTTGTttaaatatatatgtatatataaaatGAATGAAGTTTTGTATAGCAATTGTTGTTGCGTGGACTTCATCAATGGATGGGGCCTCTTGCATGTACACTAAAAACAATAAGGACATTTGGTAATAAAAGAGGATTGTTTCATCATCTCTTCTCGTTTGGCCTGGCCTCTCGTGACACCTTGGGCACTTTATTAATACGACAGTACTATAGTAGGATAATGATTTGCCTGTTCCACAGTTTTTCAAGAGAGAAAAATATCCTCGAATGTGCACACAGCACACTTCAACCACATGTTCCCAGCTAGTATACTTCTGTTAGATAGATTATTCATTGTGTGCTCTGCTTTACAacaggaaaagaaaaaagaaaggacTTTTGTATGCTCATTCGTTTGGCTCGTTTACAAATGAGGTATTGCAAAA
Protein-coding sequences here:
- the LOC112892099 gene encoding bidirectional sugar transporter SWEET2a, with product MDWGVPALMNSVGDPSYRDLCCYGAGIAGNVFAFVLFISPLPTFRRIVRNGSTEQFSAMPYIYSLLNCLICMWYGLPFVSYGVVLVTTVNSIGAAFQLAYTAVFIAFADAKERLKVSGLLAAVFVVFGLIVYVSLALLDHNTRQTFVGYLSVASLIFMFASPLSIINLVIRTKSVEYMPFYLSLSMFLMSVSFFLYGLLLHDFFIYIPNGIGTILGIIQLLLYAYFRKGSRGEDRLPLLVTHT